In Streptomyces sp. NBC_00306, a single genomic region encodes these proteins:
- a CDS encoding SDR family oxidoreductase yields the protein MNSGSNAPLDGAVVAVAGAAGPAGRATLLRLAEAGATVVASDADPERLAEAVDAARYAHGGATVTGDTVDLLDLDAAREWADKTEKEFGRIDGLVHLVGGWRGSPSFAETKLADWALLEKLLIRTVQHTSLAFHDGLLRSDRGRFLLISAAGASNPTAGNAAYAASKAAAEAWTLALADAFRKAGGDEGPKAAAAILVVKALVHDAMRAERPNAKFAGFTDVTELAEAIAGVWDRPAREANGQRLWLTPKP from the coding sequence ATGAACTCAGGCTCGAACGCGCCGCTGGACGGCGCCGTGGTCGCGGTGGCGGGAGCGGCGGGCCCGGCGGGCCGCGCCACCCTGCTGCGTCTCGCCGAGGCGGGCGCGACGGTCGTCGCCTCGGACGCCGATCCGGAACGGCTCGCCGAGGCGGTCGACGCCGCCCGGTACGCGCACGGCGGGGCGACCGTCACGGGGGACACGGTCGACCTGCTCGACCTGGACGCCGCACGGGAGTGGGCCGACAAGACGGAGAAGGAGTTCGGCCGCATCGACGGGCTCGTCCACCTCGTCGGAGGCTGGCGCGGAAGCCCGTCCTTCGCGGAGACGAAGCTCGCGGACTGGGCCCTGCTGGAGAAGCTGCTGATCCGCACGGTGCAGCACACCTCGCTCGCCTTCCACGACGGGCTGCTGCGCAGCGACCGCGGGCGCTTTCTGCTGATCAGCGCGGCCGGCGCGTCCAACCCGACCGCCGGCAACGCCGCGTACGCCGCCTCGAAGGCCGCGGCCGAGGCCTGGACGCTCGCGCTCGCCGACGCCTTCCGCAAGGCGGGGGGCGACGAGGGCCCGAAGGCCGCGGCTGCGATTCTGGTCGTCAAGGCACTGGTGCACGACGCCATGCGCGCCGAGCGCCCGAATGCGAAGTTCGCGGGCTTCACGGACGTGACGGAACTGGCGGAAGCCATCGCCGGGGTCTGGGACCGGCCCGCCAGGGAAGCGAATGGACAGCGTCTGTGGCTGACCCCCAAACCGTGA
- a CDS encoding DUF6421 family protein: MTEILVQDAAPAPISPADRVVEHPAWTRLKNAVEEIRPWQSKDGSIDFDAEGAPARVDAEAVLDRVIDAIGELSPLLPHDAEYHRALVADLRKWADDAFGIPDFLDALLAFQPARGRADGLQHLVVFPMYTQNGNPDRNLEAVVLRMVWPEWLAELERTRYDNPLFCGITFEDFTAGYDTNSAVLFPETIAVREAPERFTWGGIFCDREAARFRAVTSEAVQVLGLQLPEDIQEMIGDQERCEQAFVLWDMVHDRTHSHGDLPFDPFMIKQRQPFWMYGLEELRCDLTAFKEAVKLDAEGNSHGRDVQYAVLFDRMFRFPVTGERVRNYDGLGGQLLFSYLHKHDVLRWTDNTLKIDWERAPQVTNQLCAEIEKLYRDGIDRPKLVHWFAAYDLVSTYLAPHPGSRWAKGPDALDLSQPPRKLVDDVLPDEFPLSMFFEALSKKLKTVIASTKGITAAGTAAAESTAPSGAAA; encoded by the coding sequence ATGACGGAAATTCTTGTGCAGGACGCCGCACCTGCGCCCATATCCCCCGCCGACCGGGTCGTCGAGCACCCGGCCTGGACGAGGCTCAAGAATGCCGTCGAGGAGATCCGTCCCTGGCAGTCCAAGGACGGCTCCATCGACTTCGACGCCGAGGGCGCCCCCGCGCGTGTCGACGCCGAAGCAGTACTGGACCGCGTCATCGACGCGATCGGCGAGCTCTCCCCGCTCCTGCCGCACGACGCCGAGTACCACCGCGCGCTCGTCGCCGACCTGCGCAAGTGGGCCGACGATGCCTTCGGCATACCCGACTTCCTTGACGCGCTGCTGGCCTTCCAGCCCGCCCGGGGCCGCGCCGACGGGCTCCAGCACCTGGTCGTCTTCCCGATGTACACGCAGAACGGCAACCCGGACCGCAACCTCGAAGCGGTCGTGCTGCGCATGGTGTGGCCCGAGTGGCTCGCCGAGCTCGAGCGCACCCGCTACGACAACCCCCTCTTCTGCGGCATCACCTTCGAGGACTTCACCGCGGGCTACGACACCAACTCCGCGGTGCTCTTCCCGGAGACGATCGCCGTGCGCGAGGCCCCCGAGCGCTTCACCTGGGGCGGCATCTTCTGCGACCGCGAGGCCGCGCGCTTCCGCGCCGTGACGAGTGAGGCCGTGCAGGTCCTCGGTCTCCAGCTCCCGGAGGACATCCAGGAGATGATCGGTGACCAGGAGCGCTGCGAGCAGGCCTTCGTGCTCTGGGACATGGTCCACGACCGCACCCACAGCCACGGCGACCTGCCCTTCGACCCCTTCATGATCAAGCAGCGCCAGCCGTTCTGGATGTACGGCCTCGAGGAGCTGCGCTGCGACCTCACCGCCTTCAAGGAGGCCGTGAAGCTCGACGCCGAGGGCAACTCCCACGGCCGCGACGTCCAGTACGCCGTGCTCTTCGACCGCATGTTCCGCTTCCCGGTCACCGGCGAGCGCGTGCGCAACTATGACGGCCTCGGCGGCCAGCTGCTCTTCTCCTACCTGCACAAGCACGACGTGCTGCGGTGGACCGACAACACCCTGAAGATCGACTGGGAGCGGGCGCCGCAGGTCACGAACCAGCTGTGCGCCGAGATCGAGAAGCTGTACCGCGACGGCATCGACCGCCCCAAGCTGGTCCACTGGTTCGCCGCGTACGACCTGGTCTCCACCTACCTGGCCCCGCACCCCGGCTCACGCTGGGCCAAGGGCCCGGACGCCCTCGATCTGTCACAGCCTCCCCGGAAACTCGTAGACGACGTGCTTCCCGACGAGTTTCCGCTCAGCATGTTCTTCGAGGCGCTCTCCAAGAAGCTGAAGACGGTGATCGCCTCCACGAAGGGCATCACCGCGGCGGGTACGGCAGCGGCCGAGAGCACGGCGCCCTCCGGGGCAGCCGCATGA
- a CDS encoding threonine aldolase family protein has translation MADPQTVKAAPTAARRHHDPEVRGFASDNYAGAHPEVLAALALANGGHQVAYGEDEYTDHLQRVMHSHFGPTAEAFPVFNGTGANVTALQALTDRWGAVICAESAHINVDEGGAPERMGGLKLLTVPTPDGKLTPELIDRQAWGWEDEHRAMPQVVSITQNTELGTVYTPAEIRAIVEHAHGHGMKVHLDGARIANAAASLDVPMRTFTNAVGVDVLSYGGTKNGMLFGEAVVVLNPDAVSHMKHLRKMSMQLASKMRFVSVQLEALLARDLWLRNARHSNAMAKRLADGVRGVDGVEILYPVQANAVFARLPNAVTERLQKRFRFYFWDEAAGDVRWMCAFDTTEQDVDAFVQALKEEMAA, from the coding sequence GTGGCTGACCCCCAAACCGTGAAGGCCGCACCGACGGCGGCCCGCCGCCACCACGACCCCGAGGTGCGCGGCTTCGCGAGCGACAACTACGCGGGCGCCCACCCCGAGGTCCTGGCGGCGCTCGCCCTCGCCAACGGCGGTCATCAGGTCGCCTACGGCGAGGACGAGTACACCGACCACCTCCAGCGCGTCATGCACAGCCACTTCGGGCCGACGGCCGAGGCCTTCCCGGTGTTCAACGGCACCGGCGCCAACGTCACGGCGCTCCAGGCGCTCACCGACCGGTGGGGCGCGGTGATCTGCGCCGAGTCCGCCCACATCAACGTGGACGAGGGCGGCGCACCGGAGCGGATGGGCGGCCTCAAGCTGCTCACCGTGCCGACCCCGGACGGCAAGCTCACCCCCGAGCTCATCGACCGGCAGGCGTGGGGCTGGGAGGACGAGCACCGGGCGATGCCGCAGGTCGTCTCGATCACCCAGAACACCGAGCTGGGTACGGTCTACACCCCGGCCGAGATCCGCGCGATCGTCGAGCACGCCCACGGGCACGGGATGAAGGTCCACCTCGACGGTGCCCGGATAGCCAACGCGGCGGCGTCCCTGGACGTCCCGATGCGCACGTTCACCAATGCCGTCGGCGTCGATGTGCTGTCCTACGGCGGCACGAAGAACGGCATGCTGTTCGGCGAGGCCGTCGTCGTGCTCAACCCGGACGCCGTCAGTCACATGAAGCATCTGCGCAAGATGTCCATGCAGCTCGCCTCCAAGATGCGGTTCGTCTCCGTACAGCTCGAGGCGCTGCTCGCGCGCGATCTGTGGCTGCGCAACGCCCGGCACTCGAATGCCATGGCGAAGCGGCTGGCCGACGGCGTACGCGGTGTCGACGGCGTCGAGATCCTGTACCCCGTCCAGGCCAACGCGGTCTTCGCGCGGCTGCCCAACGCGGTGACGGAGCGGCTGCAGAAGCGGTTCCGCTTCTACTTCTGGGACGAGGCCGCCGGCGATGTGCGCTGGATGTGTGCCTTCGACACCACGGAGCAGGACGTCGACGCCTTCGTCCAGGCGCTCAAGGAGGAGATGGCGGCGTAG